The nucleotide sequence GTCACCGCCGAGTACGACCGGCTGCGCGACGAGGCGCGGCGCTACGCCGAGCGGCTCGACGCCGTCGGCGCGCTCGTCGAGTACCTCGAGGTGCCCGGCGTCGACCACGGCTACAACATCATGAGCGACGCCCCCGACGCCGAGACCGTGACGCGGGACGTCTACGCGCGCATCGCCGCGCACGTCACGCGGGCCACCGCCTGACGGCGGCGGCTACTGCGCGACGGGCTCGTAGGAGCAGATCGCGTCGACCTTGTCGGCGGACTTGCTGTTCGGGTCGAACTCGTAGCCCAGCCATTCCCTGGCCAGCCGGCGCGCCAGTTCGAGGCCGATCACGCGCTGCCCGAAGCACAGCACCTGGGCGTTGTTGCTGAGCACCGACCGCTCGACGGAGAACCCGTCGTGCGCGGTGACGGCCCGGATGCCGGGCACCTTGTTGGCGCTGATCGCGACGCCGAGTCCGGTGCCGCACACCAGCAGTGCGCGATCGGCCTTGCCCTCGGCCACCAGCCGTGCCGCCGCGACCGCGATGTGCGGATACGCGGTGTCCTCCTCGGTGCCCACGCCCACGTCGGTCACCTCGGCCACCCGCGGGTCCG is from Mycolicibacterium grossiae and encodes:
- a CDS encoding ribose-5-phosphate isomerase, which produces MSKPLRIVVGSDDAGYEYKETLKGDLNADPRVAEVTDVGVGTEEDTAYPHIAVAAARLVAEGKADRALLVCGTGLGVAISANKVPGIRAVTAHDGFSVERSVLSNNAQVLCFGQRVIGLELARRLAREWLGYEFDPNSKSADKVDAICSYEPVAQ